The Acidicapsa acidisoli genome contains a region encoding:
- a CDS encoding glycosyltransferase: MTRVAMLVPTIDRIGGAEKQVFLLAKEHANRGWQVTVIALSGTGAGSAEELRTAGVDYLSLQMRKAWIDPHGWLRYLAWVRRNQPEIVHTHLPHATWFARCARLLAPVRVLVDTIHTSSTGSKARQHTYRLTHWLTNHVTAVSTSVASAAIVANIAPEKSVTILFNGVEISQPDVSPRPSQHSPSGIEPFRWIAVGRLAPVKDYPTLLQAFATLTCAPTLQIVGSGPEEHTLRNLACKLGIEDRVQFAGFHRNVKPFLATADAFVLSSLWEGLPIAVLEAAAAGLPVVATDGHGTREAMRPNETGRVVPVGDVAALAEAMTQVMTMPLDHRLKMGENGREFVEKHFSLRAIVDQWESLYCQLLEENPNPSHQARQRRRR, encoded by the coding sequence ATGACCAGGGTCGCCATGCTTGTCCCAACCATCGATCGAATCGGCGGAGCCGAGAAGCAGGTGTTTCTCCTCGCAAAAGAACACGCAAATCGCGGCTGGCAAGTCACCGTCATCGCCCTGTCCGGTACAGGAGCCGGCTCGGCAGAGGAACTCCGGACAGCCGGAGTCGACTATCTCTCCCTCCAAATGCGCAAGGCATGGATCGACCCCCACGGCTGGCTCCGCTATCTTGCCTGGGTCCGGCGCAACCAGCCGGAAATCGTCCATACCCACCTGCCGCACGCCACCTGGTTCGCCCGCTGCGCGCGCCTGCTGGCTCCCGTCCGCGTCCTCGTGGACACCATTCACACCAGCAGCACAGGCAGCAAAGCGAGGCAGCACACCTACCGCCTCACCCATTGGCTCACGAACCACGTAACAGCCGTCAGCACCTCCGTTGCATCCGCAGCTATAGTCGCAAACATCGCGCCAGAGAAATCCGTGACCATCCTCTTCAATGGCGTAGAGATATCCCAACCAGACGTCTCGCCCCGTCCCAGCCAACACAGCCCATCTGGAATAGAGCCATTCCGGTGGATCGCAGTGGGCCGCCTGGCCCCGGTAAAAGACTATCCAACCCTGCTGCAAGCCTTCGCAACCTTAACTTGTGCGCCCACGCTCCAAATCGTAGGCAGCGGACCCGAAGAGCACACCCTCCGCAACCTGGCCTGCAAACTCGGAATCGAGGATCGAGTCCAGTTCGCCGGCTTCCATCGCAACGTCAAGCCCTTTCTGGCCACAGCCGACGCCTTCGTTTTGTCCTCTCTCTGGGAAGGCCTGCCGATCGCCGTTCTCGAAGCCGCCGCAGCCGGCCTTCCAGTCGTAGCCACAGACGGCCACGGCACCCGCGAGGCCATGCGCCCAAACGAAACCGGCCGCGTCGTCCCGGTCGGCGACGTCGCGGCCCTAGCCGAGGCCATGACGCAAGTCATGACCATGCCCCTCGATCACCGCCTGAAAATGGGTGAAAACGGCCGCGAATTCGTCGAAAAGCACTTCTCGCTTCGCGCCATCGTCGACCAATGGGAGTCCCTCTATTGCCAACTGCTCGAAGAGAATCCGAACCCATCCCATCAAGCAAGACAGCGAAGACGGCGTTAA
- a CDS encoding glycosyltransferase family 4 protein yields the protein MASTSDDILGCDSGLGVVHTGARNAPRLVMGVTSDQTCLVLRGRLRALRLAGFDVTLISSPGENLTRLVMEEGVTACPLPMRRGIAPLADLVSFVAIYRILLRLRPSITDFSTPKAGLLGNLAAWCLRVPHRVYTLRGLKLEGARGGKKRLLLWSERLAAWCSHVVLCNSESLRAAALALRIAPAGKLHLLGDGSSNGVDCVRFSPGASQVRLNLEIDDGDLVLGFVGRLTGDKGVPELLVAFEEILRAEPRCWLLLVGWFDRSEDALDLRWPAHIAGHPRIHCTGFVADTAPYYRAMDLLVLPTHREGFPNVVLEAAASGLAVITTESTGARDAVVPGVTGLLIEPKRSEAIAGAAIELLRDEERRKRFGAAARAWVLDRYTKDRVLGLAVEFYQRLIEAS from the coding sequence ATGGCAAGTACTTCTGACGATATTTTGGGATGTGATTCCGGCCTGGGTGTGGTCCATACTGGGGCCAGGAACGCTCCCAGGCTGGTGATGGGCGTTACGAGTGACCAGACTTGCCTGGTGCTCCGGGGACGCTTGCGCGCGCTGCGGCTGGCGGGGTTTGATGTCACGCTGATTTCCTCGCCTGGGGAGAATCTGACTCGACTTGTAATGGAGGAGGGTGTGACGGCGTGTCCGCTGCCCATGCGCCGGGGGATTGCGCCGCTTGCGGACCTGGTTTCGTTTGTCGCAATTTACCGGATTCTGCTGCGGCTGCGGCCTTCCATTACAGACTTCAGTACGCCGAAGGCGGGGTTGCTGGGGAATCTGGCGGCGTGGTGCTTGCGGGTGCCGCATCGCGTGTATACGCTGCGTGGGCTCAAACTCGAGGGTGCTCGGGGAGGGAAGAAACGGCTGTTGTTGTGGTCGGAACGCCTGGCTGCCTGGTGTTCGCATGTGGTGCTGTGCAACAGCGAAAGTTTGCGGGCTGCGGCGCTTGCGCTGAGAATCGCTCCGGCGGGGAAATTGCATTTGCTCGGAGATGGCAGCAGTAATGGTGTGGACTGTGTGCGGTTTTCGCCCGGTGCGAGCCAGGTACGGCTCAATCTGGAGATCGATGACGGGGATCTGGTTCTGGGGTTTGTGGGGCGGCTCACTGGGGACAAGGGTGTTCCGGAGCTTCTGGTGGCTTTTGAGGAGATTTTGCGCGCGGAACCGCGATGCTGGTTGCTGCTGGTGGGGTGGTTTGATCGATCAGAGGATGCGCTCGACCTGCGCTGGCCGGCGCACATTGCGGGGCATCCGCGAATCCATTGCACCGGGTTTGTTGCGGATACAGCGCCGTACTACAGGGCCATGGATTTGCTGGTATTGCCGACGCACCGGGAGGGATTTCCCAATGTTGTGCTGGAGGCTGCCGCGAGCGGGTTGGCGGTGATTACGACGGAGTCGACCGGGGCGCGGGATGCGGTTGTGCCTGGGGTGACGGGGCTGCTGATTGAGCCGAAACGGTCGGAGGCGATTGCCGGGGCGGCGATTGAGCTTCTCAGGGATGAGGAGCGGCGGAAGCGATTTGGTGCTGCTGCGCGGGCCTGGGTACTGGATCGCT
- a CDS encoding glycosyltransferase, with the protein MTPRIKLMLLIPHLGGGGAERVTHLLTRHLSQARFEIDLILFTKDRSLVGPVPTQIRVTRFEVKRVRHAWLQLVRLIRARQPDVILSGMAHLNFLVLLLKPLLPRRTVILVRQNTTASSSARTWLARQPYRHLYRRADAIICQSEAMANDLAINFCLPRTKLAVLANPVDLDAHPTEDDSHHGNWPPDTWPRILAVGRLSKEKGLDMLLQARHVVRQRYPQAHLQILGAGPEEEALRQLTGSLNLEAAVTFAGHRNPAQYYASATLFVLPSRYEGMPNAMLEAAAAGLPIIATPCSDGVSDLLRDAPGTWLTSSISANSLAETIVASLPELAHPPATPRRFRHAFLAPFELDTAIAAYAAFIEQAAARKKT; encoded by the coding sequence ATGACCCCGCGCATCAAGTTAATGCTCCTTATCCCGCATCTTGGCGGAGGTGGTGCCGAGCGGGTAACTCATCTTCTAACTCGCCATCTAAGCCAAGCCCGCTTCGAGATAGACCTCATATTATTCACGAAAGATAGGTCATTAGTAGGGCCAGTCCCCACGCAGATACGAGTCACGCGCTTCGAAGTCAAACGCGTCCGCCACGCCTGGCTGCAACTCGTCCGCCTCATTCGAGCTCGTCAGCCCGACGTCATTCTCTCCGGCATGGCTCACCTCAACTTCCTCGTGCTGCTCCTCAAGCCACTCCTGCCGCGCCGCACCGTCATCCTGGTGCGGCAGAATACAACCGCCTCCTCATCTGCCAGAACATGGCTCGCACGGCAACCATATCGCCACCTTTACCGGCGCGCCGACGCCATCATCTGCCAGTCCGAAGCCATGGCAAATGACCTCGCAATCAACTTCTGCCTGCCACGAACGAAGCTGGCAGTGCTGGCAAATCCCGTCGACTTAGACGCCCATCCCACAGAAGACGATTCGCACCATGGAAACTGGCCGCCCGATACCTGGCCACGCATACTTGCGGTTGGCCGCCTTTCAAAAGAAAAGGGCCTGGACATGCTCCTCCAAGCACGGCACGTGGTCCGGCAACGATATCCTCAAGCTCATCTCCAGATCCTCGGCGCGGGTCCGGAAGAAGAAGCTCTCAGGCAGTTGACCGGGAGTCTCAATCTCGAAGCCGCAGTAACCTTCGCTGGCCACAGAAACCCGGCTCAATACTATGCAAGCGCCACGCTCTTCGTCCTGCCGTCCCGCTACGAAGGAATGCCCAACGCCATGCTCGAAGCCGCCGCCGCCGGCCTGCCCATCATCGCAACTCCCTGTTCGGATGGAGTAAGCGATCTGCTCCGCGACGCCCCGGGAACATGGCTCACCTCCAGCATCTCCGCCAACTCCCTGGCCGAGACCATCGTCGCCTCCCTCCCCGAGCTCGCGCACCCTCCCGCCACGCCGCGCCGTTTCCGCCACGCCTTCCTCGCTCCCTTCGAACTCGACACAGCTATAGCAGCCTATGCAGCCTTCATCGAACAAGCTGCCGCGCGAAAGAAAACATGA